TCTCAAGCTCACGTTCCATCTCCCTGATATTACCTCGACTCTTGACAAAAACCTCAATGAAATCAAGGCTCTCCTGTGATAACCGACAGAAACGGCAGGTCGAATATTCGCTTTCAATCCGAGTATGACAAGAACGGCAGTGCAAACCCGTTATGGTCAGTTCGCCACCACATGTTGGACACTGCTCTAATACCTTTCGCAAAATTATCTCACTCCTTCACAGTTTAAGATTCCACATCACTAAAAAAATATAGCACAACCTAGATTGCCACCTGAGCTGCGCTAAGTTCTTTTTTATGTTTTACGCCTTACGCATTATTCTTCGTAGTAACTTGAGCTAACTCAATCTTTTTGACGCCACCTACAACAATATAACACCATATCATTAAATTATCAATATATTTTTATAAAATATCCCAATTTTTTCCAATTTAACTTTATAAATAGTAACCATATGTTAAAATACTTAATATCAGCTCAGGATGATTAGGGGGCGGAGGCCCATTTGCCCACGACCTTTTTCACAGCGAAAATGGCGAATTCTGTGTGTAATTTGTGTAATTTTACCGGAATTGTTATCTATCGAAAGTCCACCGGTATCGTAGGTTGGGTTGAACAGGAATCGTGAAACCCAACACAAATGAACCAACACAATCCCAAGGAGTCTGTTACGGCAAACGGGTTGTAGGGAACAACGATCGTTGTTCCCTACGCTGGATGGATAGATGTCTCTTTGCTCCAAAGGAGCAATGTGTCTATAGAATCGCGATACGCCTAACAATCGCGCTCCAGAGGAATGCCATGTGCAGGGTTTATTAATCCAATGAACCAATGAACTAGTGAACCAAGGTATAATGAAATGGGCACAGGGATAGGGAAAAAATTGAAGGAAGAGGAAGTACCACATTCCCGTAGGTCGAGATTCACATCTCGACATTAGTTTGTCAACTTTAGTATGTCGACTTGGGAACATCAATCAACTAGAAGGGAAGCGATTTTGCCTGCTTTTTTATTCTCTGCGTTCTATGTGTCTCTGTGGTTAATTTAGGGAAGGCGAGACAGTTGAAACTCGATCAGATCCAGCTATACACCGCTGAACGTAGCACAAGACTCATGATGGGCCAAAAACACCCTATCAACGCCTCACCGAGTACCAACCCAACAAAGAAGGGCATCCCACGGCGATACCCCTTGATACCGCCATGCTTGAGTAGCACCCATTTCGCAGCCATCCCGATTAACAGAGGGAACCAGACGAGGTTCATTGTACCGGGGGCGACGCCGACAATATAGCCGGCAGGGTGAAGCGGGCACCATACAAATCGGGCACGGAGAAACATAATTCCCATGTTCACTAGAAAGCCTATGCCAAGAACTGCCATCGCCAACCAATCCGTGGGTTTCGGATTAATCAACCATGAGGACAGGAAATTGTACGCCTCCGCACCGCCAGAATGAATCTGCTCTGAACCCGCCGCAACCCCTTCCTTGTAAATCGTATAAGGATACAGGATGAGGCTCGATTCAATCCCCACGATGCTAGCGATGACCAACACGATGAGCATTGTCCGGTTGTTGATGCCGGTGCGTTCAGCGAGTTTGAACGCTTCCATCTGATCAGGCATCGGGTGTGTCCGAAACGATGCGTAACTCGCTCCACTCAACCAATTCAGCAAGGAAAGCATCGTCAGATTTCCCGCCCGGAGCCGGCGCGTGCCGAACATCGAGATTGTCAGGTATTGAGGCGTGACATAACCGACCGCCTGAATCGGAGGCCCCAACTCTGCTCGCATGCGTGTCAATCCTACAATAATTAGCAGATAGATAGAGATGAAAATGATACAACCCCAGAC
The nucleotide sequence above comes from Candidatus Poribacteria bacterium. Encoded proteins:
- a CDS encoding DUF2089 domain-containing protein, which encodes MRKVLEQCPTCGGELTITGLHCRSCHTRIESEYSTCRFCRLSQESLDFIEVFVKSRGNIREMERELEISYPTVRSRLNAVIKELGYEVDAESPDSDELADKRRAILRQLNQGEISAAEATELINQLRGK